In bacterium, the sequence AATTCTGTTGGATAAAAAAGATAGGCATAAGCCATATGTTTTGACCGACCAACCCGTCCCCTTAATTGATAAAGTTGTGCCAGACCAAACTGCTGGGCATTATTAATAATAATCGTATTGACCGTAGGTATGTCTATGCCTGATTCAATGATTAAGGTGGAGAGATTTTTTCCCCGAGAAGCGCTATTGCCCCGTCGCATTTGATTTGATGGGGTTACTTCTTGTAGAAGCACTACCCCTCACCATACCCTCTCCCCTGAGGGGAGGGGATTAAAGGGAGGGGAAAGAGGCTTTATCTATCAATTAAGTAGAGACAGAGCACTATCTGCACAGGTCGAAACTTTTCCCAATGAAGTATAAAAGTAGACACCTTTGACCCGCCTACGAAAAAATCTTCCTGCTTACCTTCATTATCTCACCAAAAACTAAAACTGAAGATGAGATTAAGAGAATACCACCACAATCAAGTAATGAGATAGTGGTGGTATGGAATATAGCCCTTAACGGCGTCCAGATTATCACCATTTGTAAAATAATCGAGCTTAATATCGCCCATATTAACCACATATTTGAAAATAAACCTCTAAATGCCGAGATGCGGTCACTTCTACAGTTCATAACATTGAACATCTGAAGCATCATTAAGGTGGTAAA encodes:
- a CDS encoding helicase-related protein, encoding MLLQEVTPSNQMRRGNSASRGKNLSTLIIESGIDIPTVNTIIINNAQQFGLAQLYQLRGRVGRSKHMAYAYLFYPTE